The Saccharomonospora glauca K62 genome has a segment encoding these proteins:
- a CDS encoding EboA domain-containing protein, translated as MSTLRFGYGTNGFANHRLDDALAIIADLGYSGVALTLDHAHLDPFAADVAARTARVAKRLSELGLGVVVETGARFLLDPWRKHQPTLLSDDPGPRLDFLRRAADIAVDLGAECVSFWSGVADPTVDDDTAWRRLVSTVSEVLDGTKARFALEPEPGHYVQHLDQALALRRELGEPDRLGITLDVGHCVAVEPVSAAECVRKAGDLLFNVQLDDMLPGVHEHLEFGEGRLDLAETLGALAEIGYSGLAAVELPRHSHAAPDVARRAKVALTAADWVVDAQEAIRSDPTRIRTLFPAVGRKVGRTALRPDVDPEGLVHGTVDDHARGKLLAALGSALDADALVKEVEELYRYGDGAERRGVLRNLHVLPTDDPRVVEAGVRLVADALRANDTGLVAAALGPFAADHLDDHGWRHGVLKFLFTGVPTAAVAGLSRRCDAELIRMVSDYVAERKAAGRTVPADAEAILALGATRDEEVAR; from the coding sequence GTGAGCACACTGCGATTCGGATACGGCACCAACGGTTTCGCCAACCACCGGCTCGACGACGCCCTGGCGATCATCGCCGACCTCGGCTACTCGGGGGTGGCGTTGACGTTGGACCACGCGCACCTGGACCCGTTCGCCGCCGACGTGGCCGCGCGGACGGCGCGGGTGGCGAAACGACTGTCGGAACTGGGGCTCGGAGTGGTGGTCGAGACCGGCGCCCGGTTCCTGCTCGATCCGTGGCGCAAGCATCAGCCCACCCTGCTCTCCGACGATCCCGGCCCCAGGCTGGACTTCCTGCGCCGGGCGGCCGACATCGCCGTCGACCTCGGTGCGGAGTGCGTCTCGTTCTGGTCGGGGGTCGCCGATCCCACCGTGGACGACGACACGGCGTGGCGGCGGCTGGTGTCCACGGTGTCGGAGGTCCTGGACGGGACGAAGGCCCGGTTCGCCCTGGAACCCGAGCCCGGTCACTACGTCCAGCACCTCGACCAGGCGTTGGCGTTGCGGCGGGAGCTGGGCGAGCCCGACCGCCTCGGCATCACGCTCGACGTCGGGCACTGCGTGGCGGTGGAGCCCGTCAGCGCCGCGGAATGCGTTCGCAAGGCCGGTGACCTGCTGTTCAACGTGCAACTGGACGACATGCTCCCCGGCGTGCACGAGCACCTGGAGTTCGGGGAAGGACGGCTCGACCTCGCCGAGACACTCGGCGCGCTGGCCGAGATCGGCTACTCGGGGCTGGCGGCCGTGGAACTGCCCCGGCACAGCCACGCCGCCCCGGACGTCGCTCGCCGGGCGAAGGTGGCGTTGACGGCGGCCGACTGGGTGGTCGACGCGCAGGAGGCGATCCGGTCCGATCCCACCCGCATCCGCACGCTGTTCCCGGCGGTGGGCCGGAAGGTTGGGCGCACCGCCCTCCGCCCGGACGTCGACCCGGAAGGGCTCGTGCACGGCACCGTCGACGACCACGCGCGCGGCAAGCTCCTGGCCGCGCTGGGCTCGGCCTTGGACGCCGACGCGCTCGTGAAGGAAGTGGAGGAGTTGTACCGGTACGGCGACGGCGCCGAGCGTCGCGGCGTGCTGCGCAACCTCCACGTCCTGCCCACCGACGACCCACGGGTGGTCGAGGCCGGGGTGCGGTTGGTGGCCGACGCGCTGAGGGCCAACGACACCGGGTTGGTGGCCGCCGCGCTCGGGCCGTTCGCCGCCGACCACCTCGACGACCATGGCTGGCGGCACGGCGTCCTGAAGTTCCTGTTCACCGGCGTGCCCACGGCGGCCGTCGCCGGGTTGTCCCGACGCTGCGACGCCGAACTGATCCGCATGGTCTCCGACTACGTGGCCGAGAGGAAGGCCGCGGGCCGCACCGTGCCCGCCGATGCCGAGGCGATCCTGGCCCTCGGCGCCACCCGTGACGAGGAGGTCGCCCGATGA
- a CDS encoding CBS domain-containing protein, with product MTRVREIMTTNPLYAETSETVTHAARTMADKGVGALPIRGEDHKLKGMLTDRDIVVKVLAEGKDPVAVHVGELPRDEVVAVGPDDDVEEALRLMSRHQVRRLPVVEHEELVGMVAQADVARELPDAEVGETVEGISRD from the coding sequence ATGACGCGCGTTCGAGAAATCATGACCACGAACCCACTGTATGCGGAAACCAGCGAGACGGTGACGCACGCGGCCCGGACGATGGCGGACAAGGGGGTCGGTGCGCTGCCCATCCGGGGGGAGGACCACAAGCTCAAGGGGATGCTCACCGATCGCGACATCGTGGTGAAAGTGCTGGCAGAGGGCAAGGACCCGGTGGCCGTGCACGTGGGGGAGCTGCCGAGGGACGAGGTCGTCGCGGTGGGGCCCGACGACGACGTGGAGGAGGCGCTGCGGCTGATGTCGCGTCACCAGGTACGGCGATTGCCCGTCGTGGAACACGAGGAACTCGTCGGAATGGTGGCGCAGGCCGACGTCGCGCGAGAACTTCCCGACGCCGAGGTGGGAGAGACCGTGGAGGGCATCTCGCGTGACTGA
- a CDS encoding sugar phosphate isomerase/epimerase family protein, whose product MRDTKLSRRAMFRTAVGAAAVVGLTGAMSGTAHAHWGVGRRIPRNRISIQLYTLRNLLEADLEGTLEALADIGYRSVELAGTYGRSAAEFRRLLDRYHLRATSAHVAFDGADVDDLIEEARTIGYRKAACAYANYSTLDEWKAFAERLDKAAAAFRRAGISYGYHNHDHEYRPIDGVRPIDVIAERTSPRNVHLEYDLYWVIEGGADPVVEYFRRFGRVLQFHVKDRGQDGGWADVGTGTIDWATLFRRTWIGPMKQYIVEHDDPADPLNTAKVGFDYLVNLRF is encoded by the coding sequence ATGAGAGACACGAAGCTGTCCCGCAGGGCGATGTTCCGCACCGCGGTGGGAGCCGCGGCCGTCGTGGGGCTCACCGGAGCGATGAGCGGTACCGCCCACGCGCACTGGGGCGTGGGTAGACGCATTCCCAGAAACCGGATCAGCATCCAGCTCTACACCCTTCGGAACCTGCTGGAGGCGGACCTGGAGGGCACGCTGGAGGCGTTGGCCGACATCGGCTACCGCTCCGTGGAGCTCGCGGGCACCTACGGGCGCTCCGCCGCCGAGTTCCGCCGGTTGCTCGACCGCTACCACCTCAGGGCGACTTCCGCCCACGTCGCGTTCGACGGTGCCGACGTCGACGACCTCATCGAGGAGGCGAGGACGATCGGTTACCGGAAGGCGGCCTGCGCCTACGCCAACTACTCCACGCTCGACGAGTGGAAGGCGTTCGCGGAGCGGCTCGACAAGGCCGCGGCGGCCTTCCGCAGGGCGGGCATCTCGTACGGGTACCACAACCACGACCACGAGTACCGGCCCATCGACGGCGTCCGGCCCATCGACGTCATCGCCGAGCGCACCAGCCCTCGCAACGTGCACCTGGAGTACGACCTGTACTGGGTGATCGAGGGCGGGGCCGACCCGGTGGTGGAGTACTTCCGCCGGTTCGGCCGAGTCCTGCAGTTCCACGTCAAGGACCGTGGGCAGGACGGCGGTTGGGCCGACGTCGGCACGGGCACCATCGACTGGGCGACGCTGTTCCGTCGGACGTGGATCGGGCCGATGAAGCAGTACATCGTCGAACACGACGACCCGGCCGACCCGCTGAACACGGCCAAGGTGGGCTTCGACTACCTGGTGAACCTGCGTTTTTGA
- a CDS encoding TatD family hydrolase has product MKIFDPHIHMTSRTTDDYENMYAAGVRALVEPAFWLGQPRTNVGSFTDYFDGLIGWERFRASQFGIRHHCTIALNPKEANDPRCTEVLDVLPRYLAKDGVVAVGEVGYDSMTDAEEKAFTQQLELAIEHDLPVLVHTPHRDKLAGTRRTLDVVRESGIDPARVVVDHLNEVTVGLVAESGCWMGFSIYPDTKMDEHRMVAILKEYGTDRMLVNSAADWGRSDPLKTYRTGNAMLEAGFSESEVDKVLWDNPVAFYGQSEKLMLDPLPGAAPTAETFEGNSVLRGARK; this is encoded by the coding sequence ATGAAGATCTTCGATCCGCACATCCACATGACGTCGCGCACCACCGACGACTACGAGAACATGTACGCCGCCGGAGTGCGCGCCCTCGTCGAACCCGCGTTCTGGCTCGGGCAGCCTCGCACGAACGTCGGTTCGTTCACGGACTACTTCGACGGGCTGATCGGGTGGGAGCGGTTCCGGGCCTCGCAGTTCGGCATCCGGCATCACTGCACGATCGCGTTGAACCCCAAGGAGGCCAACGACCCTCGGTGTACCGAGGTGCTCGACGTGCTGCCGCGCTACCTCGCCAAGGACGGCGTGGTGGCCGTCGGCGAGGTCGGATATGACTCGATGACCGACGCCGAGGAGAAGGCGTTCACCCAGCAGTTGGAACTCGCGATCGAGCACGACCTGCCCGTGCTCGTGCACACCCCGCACCGCGACAAGCTCGCGGGCACGCGACGCACGCTCGACGTCGTCCGGGAGTCGGGCATCGACCCGGCCCGCGTGGTGGTGGACCACCTCAACGAGGTCACCGTCGGACTCGTCGCCGAGTCCGGGTGCTGGATGGGCTTTTCCATCTATCCCGACACGAAGATGGACGAACACCGCATGGTGGCCATCCTGAAGGAGTACGGCACCGATCGGATGCTGGTGAACTCGGCGGCCGACTGGGGACGTTCCGACCCGCTCAAGACCTACCGCACGGGCAATGCCATGCTCGAAGCCGGATTCAGTGAGTCTGAAGTGGACAAGGTGTTGTGGGACAACCCCGTCGCGTTCTACGGGCAGAGCGAGAAACTGATGCTCGACCCGTTGCCGGGGGCGGCCCCGACGGCCGAGACGTTCGAGGGCAACTCCGTGCTGCGCGGCGCGAGGAAGTGA
- a CDS encoding SCO3242 family prenyltransferase, producing MSAYVELVRAPAALTVVGDTVAGAAAAGVPLRGRRRLLPLASTAFYWAGMALNDWADRDLDAVERPERPIPSGRVSANAALATGAALTAAGLALARLGGGARAWRTAVPLAACLWAYDTALKGTALGPAGMAACRALDVLMGASGRERAALPAAGALGVHTFGVTTLSTGEVHGTNARTAGSALAATVTSAASAAVARRRSPAVGGRARRAATAAFAGAYALTVGRAQYAALRNPSAQRVREATKAGIHGMVPLQATIAARHGAVRAATLLVTALPLARRLARKVSPT from the coding sequence GTGAGCGCGTACGTCGAGCTCGTCCGGGCGCCCGCGGCGTTGACCGTGGTGGGCGACACCGTGGCCGGCGCGGCGGCCGCGGGAGTCCCGTTACGCGGCCGAAGGCGCTTGCTGCCTTTGGCGTCGACGGCGTTCTACTGGGCGGGCATGGCGCTCAACGACTGGGCCGACCGGGATCTCGACGCGGTGGAGCGTCCCGAACGTCCCATCCCGTCCGGACGGGTGAGCGCGAACGCGGCATTGGCCACGGGGGCCGCCCTCACCGCCGCCGGGCTCGCGTTGGCCCGACTCGGCGGGGGCGCCCGCGCGTGGCGTACGGCGGTGCCGCTCGCCGCCTGCCTGTGGGCGTACGACACGGCCCTGAAGGGCACGGCGTTGGGACCGGCGGGGATGGCGGCGTGCCGGGCGTTGGACGTGCTCATGGGCGCTTCCGGGCGGGAACGCGCGGCCCTGCCCGCGGCGGGAGCGCTGGGCGTGCACACGTTCGGCGTCACCACTCTGTCCACGGGGGAGGTGCACGGTACCAACGCCCGTACCGCGGGGAGTGCTCTCGCGGCGACGGTGACTTCCGCTGCCTCCGCCGCGGTGGCGCGGCGACGTTCCCCCGCCGTTGGTGGTCGGGCGCGACGGGCGGCCACGGCGGCGTTCGCGGGCGCGTACGCGCTGACCGTGGGCCGCGCCCAGTACGCGGCCCTGCGGAACCCCTCGGCCCAGCGGGTGCGCGAGGCGACGAAAGCCGGTATCCACGGCATGGTTCCGCTTCAGGCCACCATCGCGGCGAGGCACGGAGCCGTGCGTGCCGCGACGCTGCTGGTGACCGCTCTGCCGCTGGCGCGGCGACTCGCGAGGAAGGTGAGCCCGACGTGA
- a CDS encoding inositol-3-phosphate synthase codes for MAPTGLWLIGARGSVATTAITGLLALRSGVVPPVGCVSTLQEFADVPLPEWEDLRVGGHDIVDTPLEKRAELLAEAGVVPHRVLDAVRSSLSEVESDLRPGYHPATHAGTQAEAARNLTADITEFARRHDLARVVVINVSSTEPVFPALSEHDNLGALEAAMAVPGRTVLPPSSVAAYAALRAGCSFVDFTPSTGIRIPALRTLADRQRVPYAGADGKTGETLVRSTLAPMFTTRGFTVRSWSGTNLLGGGDGMTLADAEHAGSKLASKGRGLATLLGGDVTAPLHIDNVPDLGEQKIAWDHVSFEGFLGARMSLQFTWTGYDSSLAAPLVLDLARFTAAAHAAGRTGPLASLGFFFKDPMGSDEHRLAHQFSELVEWAGTL; via the coding sequence ATGGCGCCCACAGGGTTGTGGTTGATCGGTGCCAGGGGTTCGGTCGCCACCACGGCGATCACGGGGCTGCTCGCGTTGCGGTCCGGAGTCGTTCCTCCCGTCGGTTGTGTCAGTACGCTGCAGGAGTTCGCCGATGTCCCGCTGCCGGAGTGGGAAGACCTCCGCGTCGGAGGACACGACATCGTCGACACTCCCCTGGAGAAACGAGCCGAACTACTCGCCGAGGCCGGCGTGGTTCCGCATCGGGTCCTCGACGCGGTGCGCTCCTCACTGTCCGAAGTAGAAAGTGACTTGCGACCCGGCTACCACCCGGCGACGCACGCGGGCACGCAGGCGGAGGCGGCGCGGAACCTAACCGCGGACATCACCGAGTTCGCGCGCAGGCACGACCTGGCCAGGGTCGTGGTGATCAACGTGTCGTCGACCGAACCCGTGTTCCCCGCTCTGTCCGAACACGACAACCTGGGTGCACTGGAGGCGGCCATGGCCGTTCCCGGTCGCACGGTGCTGCCGCCGAGTTCGGTGGCAGCCTACGCGGCGTTGCGGGCGGGGTGCTCGTTCGTCGACTTCACGCCGTCGACGGGCATCCGGATTCCCGCGTTGAGAACGTTGGCCGACCGGCAGCGGGTGCCTTACGCCGGGGCCGACGGCAAGACGGGCGAGACCCTGGTGCGCAGCACGCTCGCGCCCATGTTCACCACACGGGGCTTCACGGTGCGGTCGTGGTCGGGTACCAACCTCCTCGGGGGCGGCGACGGCATGACGTTGGCCGACGCCGAGCATGCGGGCAGCAAGCTCGCGTCCAAGGGCCGGGGGCTGGCGACGCTGCTGGGCGGGGACGTCACCGCGCCCCTGCACATCGACAACGTCCCCGACCTCGGGGAGCAGAAGATCGCCTGGGACCACGTGTCGTTCGAGGGGTTCCTCGGCGCCCGCATGAGCCTGCAGTTCACGTGGACCGGCTACGACTCCTCGCTCGCCGCGCCGTTGGTGCTCGACCTGGCGCGCTTCACGGCGGCGGCCCACGCGGCGGGGCGGACGGGGCCGTTGGCCTCCCTCGGGTTCTTCTTCAAGGATCCGATGGGCAGTGACGAACACCGGCTCGCGCATCAGTTCTCCGAACTCGTCGAGTGGGCGGGCACGCTGTGA
- the eboE gene encoding metabolite traffic protein EboE: MLSYCTNVHPAEDLDGIVRQLDTYAVPVRERLGLDLLGVGLWLAADVASALAEDPDTRARFAGELKARGLGVQTLNAFPYGGFHDDVVKHAVYVPEWTDPRRLRYTRDCLTVLADLLHEDASYGSISTLPLAWREPWDPADDERAAKAFEEVTAHAKALSERDGRLLRLAVEPEPGCVLDTVADAVSWLSGRVDPDHVGVCLDTCHLAVSFADPAREVRRVHDAGLDVVKVQASAALHVENPAEDRARAALAEFCEPRYLHQVRELSPTGEVLAADDLDAALTDLPGAGPWRVHFHVPLHTRPAPPLTSTTDVLVDAMTALDESGRPRPHVEVETYTWTVLPEADRTDLAVGIADELGWARTEVAA, translated from the coding sequence GTGCTCTCCTACTGCACCAACGTGCATCCCGCCGAGGATCTCGACGGCATCGTCCGGCAACTCGACACCTACGCCGTGCCGGTGCGGGAGCGGCTCGGACTCGACCTGCTCGGCGTGGGATTGTGGCTCGCCGCCGACGTGGCGTCGGCACTGGCCGAGGACCCCGATACCAGGGCAAGGTTCGCCGGTGAGCTGAAGGCCAGAGGGCTGGGAGTGCAGACGCTCAACGCCTTTCCGTACGGCGGTTTCCACGACGACGTCGTCAAGCACGCGGTGTACGTTCCGGAGTGGACTGACCCGCGCAGGCTGCGCTACACCCGCGACTGCCTGACCGTGCTGGCCGACCTGCTGCACGAGGACGCGAGCTACGGCAGCATCTCGACGTTGCCACTGGCCTGGCGTGAGCCGTGGGACCCGGCCGATGACGAGCGCGCCGCGAAGGCCTTCGAGGAGGTCACGGCACACGCCAAAGCATTGTCCGAACGCGACGGAAGGCTATTGCGGCTGGCCGTGGAACCCGAACCCGGATGCGTGCTCGACACGGTGGCCGACGCGGTGTCGTGGCTGTCCGGTCGGGTCGACCCCGACCACGTCGGGGTGTGCCTCGACACCTGCCACCTGGCCGTGTCGTTCGCCGACCCGGCACGGGAGGTACGTCGCGTCCACGACGCCGGGCTCGACGTGGTGAAGGTGCAGGCGTCGGCCGCGCTGCACGTCGAGAACCCGGCCGAGGATCGGGCTCGTGCGGCGCTCGCCGAGTTCTGCGAACCTCGCTACCTCCACCAGGTGCGGGAGCTCTCGCCCACCGGGGAGGTCCTCGCGGCCGACGACCTCGACGCCGCGTTGACGGATCTGCCGGGAGCCGGACCCTGGCGCGTGCACTTCCACGTGCCGCTGCACACCCGGCCGGCCCCACCGCTCACCTCCACCACGGACGTGCTGGTCGACGCGATGACCGCTCTGGACGAGAGCGGACGACCACGTCCTCACGTCGAGGTCGAGACCTACACGTGGACGGTACTGCCCGAGGCCGACCGCACCGATCTCGCCGTCGGGATCGCCGACGAACTGGGCTGGGCACGGACGGAGGTAGCCGCATGA
- a CDS encoding alkaline phosphatase family protein, giving the protein MRKLLVLDVVGMTPDLLRHMPNLSKVAAKGWQAELGTVLPAVTCSVQSTLLTGAMPAEHGIVGNGWYFRDLGEVYLWRQHNKLVQRPKVWEVARKAYPDYTAANVCWWYAMGATTDITVTPRPIYHADGRKSPDCYVRPPHLHDALTAELGAFPLFQYWGPTASITSSKWIVEATRRILRTDNPDLLLAYVPHLDYDLQRYGPNSSQAVKAARDVDAVLAPLLADAQRAGTTVVALSEYGITPVDTPVDINRALRREGLLEVYTQDGMEYLDPWTSRAFAVADHQVAHVYVADDSDLPRVRKIVENLTGVDEVLDREAQARYGLDHERAGEFVAVAEPRAWFTYYYWFDDDHAPDFARGVEIHRKPGYDPAELFLDPTDRFAKARAGLNLVRKKLGLRYAMNVVPTDPRWVRGSHGRLPDSPEHGPVLVCSDPAVPSAVEASGRLSATDVHHLLLQLQGIREGTQR; this is encoded by the coding sequence ATGAGGAAACTGTTGGTGCTCGACGTGGTGGGCATGACGCCCGACCTGTTGCGGCACATGCCGAACCTGTCGAAGGTGGCCGCCAAGGGATGGCAGGCCGAACTGGGCACTGTGCTCCCCGCCGTCACGTGCAGCGTGCAGTCGACGCTGCTCACCGGAGCGATGCCCGCCGAGCACGGCATCGTGGGCAACGGCTGGTACTTCCGGGACCTCGGCGAGGTCTACCTGTGGCGGCAGCACAACAAGCTCGTCCAACGGCCGAAGGTGTGGGAGGTCGCGCGGAAGGCGTACCCCGACTACACCGCCGCCAACGTGTGCTGGTGGTACGCGATGGGCGCGACCACCGACATCACGGTCACCCCGAGGCCCATCTACCACGCCGACGGGCGCAAGTCGCCCGACTGCTACGTGCGTCCGCCGCATCTGCACGACGCGCTAACGGCCGAACTCGGGGCGTTCCCGCTGTTCCAGTACTGGGGGCCCACGGCATCGATCACCTCGTCGAAGTGGATCGTGGAGGCCACCCGGCGCATCCTGCGCACCGACAACCCCGACCTGCTGCTGGCGTACGTGCCGCACCTCGACTACGACCTCCAGCGGTACGGTCCCAACTCGTCCCAGGCGGTGAAGGCGGCCCGCGACGTCGACGCCGTCCTGGCGCCGTTGCTCGCCGACGCCCAGCGAGCCGGGACCACCGTGGTGGCACTGTCCGAGTACGGCATCACGCCCGTGGACACCCCGGTGGACATCAACCGGGCGCTGCGGCGGGAAGGGCTGCTGGAGGTCTACACCCAGGACGGCATGGAGTACCTGGACCCGTGGACGTCACGGGCGTTCGCCGTGGCCGACCACCAGGTCGCCCACGTCTACGTCGCCGACGACTCCGACCTGCCGAGGGTTCGCAAGATCGTCGAGAACCTCACCGGTGTGGACGAGGTCCTGGACCGCGAGGCCCAGGCTCGGTACGGACTCGACCACGAGCGGGCGGGTGAGTTCGTCGCGGTGGCCGAACCTCGCGCGTGGTTCACCTACTACTACTGGTTCGACGACGACCACGCGCCCGACTTCGCGCGGGGCGTGGAGATCCACCGCAAGCCCGGCTACGACCCGGCCGAGCTGTTCCTGGACCCGACCGATCGCTTCGCCAAGGCCAGGGCGGGGCTCAACCTGGTGCGCAAGAAGCTCGGGCTGCGCTACGCCATGAACGTGGTGCCCACCGACCCGAGGTGGGTACGGGGCTCACACGGCCGGCTTCCGGACTCTCCCGAGCACGGTCCGGTGCTGGTCTGCTCCGATCCGGCCGTGCCTTCCGCCGTGGAGGCCTCCGGCCGGCTGTCCGCCACGGACGTCCACCACCTGCTCCTGCAACTGCAAGGAATCCGAGAGGGAACTCAACGATGA
- a CDS encoding sugar phosphate isomerase/epimerase family protein, producing MSRPVTLFTGQWADLPFEEVCRLASEWGYDGLEIACSGDHFEVDRALAEEDYVANRLKLLESYGLKVWAISNHLVGQAVCDDPIDERHRNILPARIWGDGDPEGVRQRAAAEMADTARAAAKLGVDTVIGFTGSKIWKYVAMFPPVSAEMIEDGYADFARRWNPILDVFDEVGVRFAHEVHPSEIAYDYWTTKRALEAVDNRPAFGLNWDPSHFVWQDLDPVGFILDFADRIYHVDCKDTKKRLDGRNGRLGSHLPWADPRRGWDFVSTGHGDVDWESAFRALNAIGYTGPISVEWEDAGMDRLRGAAEAVQYIRAHLFDKPEAAFDAAFSTER from the coding sequence ATGAGCCGACCGGTAACGCTGTTCACGGGCCAGTGGGCCGACCTGCCGTTCGAGGAGGTGTGCCGACTCGCCTCGGAATGGGGATACGACGGGCTGGAGATCGCCTGCTCGGGCGACCACTTCGAGGTCGATCGGGCCTTGGCCGAGGAGGACTACGTCGCGAACAGGCTGAAACTGCTCGAATCCTACGGCCTCAAGGTCTGGGCCATCTCCAACCACCTCGTCGGCCAAGCGGTGTGCGACGACCCGATCGACGAGCGGCACCGCAACATCCTGCCCGCCCGGATCTGGGGAGACGGCGATCCCGAGGGGGTACGGCAGCGAGCCGCGGCCGAGATGGCCGACACGGCCAGGGCCGCCGCGAAACTGGGCGTGGACACCGTCATCGGCTTCACCGGGTCGAAGATCTGGAAGTACGTGGCGATGTTCCCTCCGGTGTCCGCGGAGATGATCGAGGACGGTTACGCCGACTTCGCCCGGCGCTGGAACCCGATCCTCGACGTCTTCGACGAGGTGGGGGTGCGGTTCGCCCACGAGGTGCACCCCAGCGAGATCGCCTACGACTACTGGACCACCAAGCGGGCGCTGGAAGCCGTGGACAACCGGCCCGCCTTCGGCCTGAACTGGGACCCGTCGCACTTCGTGTGGCAGGACCTCGACCCGGTGGGCTTCATCCTCGACTTCGCCGACCGCATCTACCACGTGGACTGTAAGGACACGAAGAAGCGGCTGGATGGCCGTAACGGCAGGCTCGGCTCGCACCTGCCCTGGGCCGACCCGCGGCGGGGCTGGGACTTCGTGTCCACCGGACACGGTGACGTGGACTGGGAGAGCGCCTTCCGGGCGCTGAACGCCATCGGCTACACCGGGCCCATCTCGGTCGAGTGGGAGGACGCGGGCATGGACCGTTTGCGGGGCGCCGCCGAAGCCGTGCAGTACATCCGCGCTCATCTTTTCGACAAGCCGGAAGCCGCCTTCGACGCCGCGTTCAGCACGGAGAGGTGA
- a CDS encoding anti-sigma factor antagonist (This anti-anti-sigma factor, or anti-sigma factor antagonist, belongs to a family that includes characterized members SpoIIAA, RsbV, RsfA, and RsfB.), translating into MDTAGGAVSELAVPTSLLGLTTECHEAGVVVTVSGEIDLSTRGELAEHLAGALDAVSPPQSLVVDLGEVSFLGSAGLALLLDTQDAAVRKGVPLRVVATQRAVRRPIEAVGLAEALPLYPTVESALTEFPVPRSGDEPTREDDLTQFPFQVNPALR; encoded by the coding sequence GTGGACACCGCTGGAGGTGCCGTGTCCGAATTGGCAGTACCCACTTCACTGCTGGGTTTAACCACTGAATGTCACGAAGCAGGAGTCGTGGTCACGGTGAGCGGGGAGATCGACCTCAGCACGAGGGGCGAACTCGCCGAGCACCTGGCCGGGGCACTCGACGCCGTGTCGCCGCCCCAGTCGCTCGTCGTGGACCTCGGTGAGGTCTCGTTCCTGGGCTCGGCGGGACTGGCTCTACTGCTCGACACCCAGGACGCCGCCGTACGCAAGGGCGTTCCTTTGCGCGTGGTGGCCACACAGCGTGCGGTCCGGAGACCGATCGAAGCCGTGGGTCTGGCCGAGGCACTGCCGCTGTACCCGACGGTGGAGTCGGCCCTGACCGAGTTCCCCGTCCCCCGGAGCGGGGACGAGCCGACGCGAGAGGACGACCTGACGCAGTTCCCGTTCCAGGTGAACCCCGCGCTTCGGTGA